TCCAGAAGGGCCTGCTGACCGTCGAGAAGAAAGGCAAGAAAAACGCCTTCTCCGGTCGCATCCTGGAAATCGAAGGCCTCAACGACCTGACCGTCGAACAAGCCTTCGAGCTGTCCGACGCCTCGGCCGAACGCTCTGCCGCCGGTTGCACCATCAAGCTGCCGGAGAAGGCCATCGCCGAGTACCTGCAGTCCAACATCACCCTGCTGCGCTGGATGATCGGCGAAGGCTACGGCGATGCCCGCACCCTGGAGCGCCGCGCCCAGGCCATGGAAGCCTGGCTGGCCAAGCCCGAGCTGCTGTCGGCCGACGCCGATGCCGAGTACGCCGAAATCATCGAAATCGACCTGGCCGACGTCAAGGAGCCTGTGCTCTGCGCGCCGAACGACCCGGACGATGCCCGCCTGCTGTCTTCGGTACAGGGCGAGAAGATCGACGAAGTGTTCATCGGTTCGTGCATGACCAACATCGGTCACTTCCGCGCTGCCGGCAAGCTGCTGGACAAGGTCAAGGGTGGCATTCCGACCCGCCTGTGGCTGGCCCCGCCAACCAAGATGGACGCCCACCAGCTGACCGAGGAAGGCTACTACGGCATCTACGGCAAGGCCGGCGCGCGCATGGAAATGCCAGGCTGCTCGCTGTGCATGGGTAACCAGGCACGCGTGCAGACCGGTTCGACCGTGGTCTCCACCTCGACCCGTAACTTCCCGAACCGCCTGGGCGACGCCACCAACGTGTACCTGGCCTCGGCCGAGCTGGCCGCTGTCGCCTCGATCATCGGCAAGCTGCCGACCGTCGAGGAGTACATGCAGTACGCCAAGGACATCGACAGCATGGCTGCCGACGTCTACCGCTACCTGAGCTTCGACCAGATCGCCGAGTTCCGCGAAGCCGCGGCCAACGCCAAGATCCCGGTGGTCCAGGCGTAAGCTGAGCAGTACGCTGTAAAACAAAGCCCCGGTAGCAATACCGGGGCTTTTTCGTTCCACCCTGTTGGCCGGTAAGCCGGCGCCTACACCCACCTGCAGGAGCCGGCTTGCCGGCGAAGCTTTTCAGATCACGAACAGATCGACAAACCTGTGCACCGGCATGGCCTCAAGCGCAGCCTGGTCCTTGCACACAGCCAAGATTGCCTCGCAGCGCTGCCGCGCGAACCGCGTCGCCAGGTTCTCGCGGAACTTCGCCTCGAGCAACGGCATCCCCTCCTCCCGCCGGCGCCGATGCCCGAGCGGGTACTCCACCACCACCTGTGGCGTATGGCTGCCATCCTTGAAGAACACCTGCACGCCATTGGCGATGGAACGCTTGTCGGCCTCCAGGTATTCGCGGCTGAAACGCGGCTCCTCGACGATCACCATCCGCTCGCGCAAACGGTCGATGCTCGGGTGCGCGGCATGGAAGGCATCCTCGTAGTGCTCGGCCACCAGGTCGCCGAAGATCAACGGCACGGCGGTCATGTACTGCAGGCAATGGTCGCGGTCGGCGGCGTTGGCCAGCGGCCCTTCCTTGGAGATGATGCGGATCGCCGACTCATGGGTGGTGATGACGATACGGTCGATTTCGTGCAGGCGATTGCGCACCTGCGGGTGCAGGATCACCGCTGCCTCGCAGGCGGTCTGGGCGTGGAACTCGGCGGGGAAGCTGATCTTGAACAGCACGTTCTGCATGACATAGCTGCCGAACGGTTGCGCCAGGCGTAGTTGGCGCTGGCCTTCGGGCTTGAGCGCCAGGTCCTGGTTGGTGTGGCTGAACGATACATCATAAAAGCCCCACTGCGGCGCGCTGAGCACCCCAGGCACCCCCATCTCGCCGCGCATCGCGATATCGGCCAGGCGCACGCCGCGGCTGGCAGCATCCCCCGCCGCCCACGACTTGCGCGAACCGGCGTTGGGCGCATGGCGGTAGGTGCGCAGGGCCTGGCCATCGACAAAGGCGTGGGACAGCGCCGACAGCAGCTGCTCGCGACTGGCGCCCATGAGCCTGGCGCAGACCGCCGTGGAGGCGACCTTGACCAGCAGCACATGGTCCAGGCCAACCCGGTTGAACGCGTTCTCCAGCGCCAGCACGCCCTGGATTTCGTGGGCCATGACCATGGCATCGAGTACTTCGCGCATGAGCAGCGGCGCCTCGCCGTTGGCCACGCGCTTCTGCGACAGGTGGTCGGTGACCGCCAGGATGCCGCCGAGGTTGTCCGAGGGGTGGCCCCACTCCGCTGCCAGCCAGGTGTCGTTGTAGTCCAGCCAGCGGACGATGCAGCCGATGTCCCAGGCGGCCTTGACCGGGTCGAGGCGGTAACCGGTGCCGGGCACGCGGGCGCCATGGGGGACAACGGTGCCCTCGACCAGCGGGCCGAGGTGCTTGGTGCATTCGGGGAAGCGCAGGGCCAGCAGGCCGCAGCCGAGGGTGTCCATCAGGCAGTGGCGGGCGGTGTTCAGCGCCTCGGCGGATTCGACACGGTAGCCGAGCACGTAGTCGGCGAGGGTCTGCAGGACCTGGTCGTAGTCGGGGCGGGTGTTGAGGTCTGCGTTTGCGCTCATATACAACTCCCTTCAAGAGTGCCGGGGCCGCTTTGCGGCCCCAACCAACGAAAGCCGAACGCTGATGATGCCTTAGAAACTATCGCCGGGCACGCGCACCCAGCCTTCCATCAGCACCCGCGCGCTGCGGCTCATGATTGCCTTGGTCACGCTCCACTGCCCGTCCACCTGACGCGCCTGCGCCCCCACCCGCAAGGTCCCGGACGGATGCCCGAAACGCACCGCGCTGCGTTCACCGCCACCGGCAGCCAGGTTGACCAGCGTCCCCGGGATCGCCGCGGCGGTGCCGATGGCGACCGCCGCGGTACCCATCATCGCGTGGTGCAGCTTGCCCATCGACAGCGCGCGCACCAGCAGGTCGACGTCCTCGGCGGCGACAACCTTTCCACTGGAGCAGGTATAGCCGGTCGGCGCCGCGACGAACGCCACTTTCGGCGTGTGCTGGCGCCCGGCGGCCTGGTCGATATGCTCGATCAGGCCCATGCGTACCGCGCCATGGGCGCGGAGGGTCTCGAAACGCTGCAGTGCCGCGGCATCGCCGTTGATGGCGTCTTGCAGCTCGGTACCGGTATAGCCGATATCCACGGCATTGACGAAGATGGTCGGGATGCCGGCGTTGATCAGGGTCGCCTTGAACGTGCCGACACCGGGCACCTCGAGGTCGTCGACCAGGTTGCCGGTGGGGAACATTGCCCCGCCGGCGCCGTCCTCGTCGGCCGCCGGGTCGAGAAACTCCAGCTGCACCTCGGCGGCCGGGAAGGTCACGCCGTCGAGTTCGAAGTCGCCGGTTTCCTGCACCTCGCCGTCGGTGATCGGCACATGGGCGATGATGGTCTTGCCGATATTGGCCTGCCAGATGCGCACGGTGGCGATGCCGTTGCGCGGAACCCGCGCGGGGTCGACCAGGCCGCTGGCGATGGCGAACGAACCGACCGCGGCCGAGAGGTTGCCGCAGTTGCCGCTCCAGTCGACGAAGGCGGTGTCGATCGACACCTGGCCGAACAGGTAGTCGACGTCGTGGTCGGCCTTGATGCTCTTTGACAGGATCACCGTCTTGCTGGTGCTGGACGTCGCGCCGCCCATGCCGTCGATCTGCTTGGCGTATGGGTCGGGGCTGCCGATCACCCGCAGCAGCAGGGCGTCACGGGCCTGGCCCGGGACCTGGGCGCGCTCGGGCAGGTCTTGCAGGCGGAAGAACACGCCTTTGCTGGTGCCGCCACGAATATAGGTGGCGGGGATTTTTACTTGGGGTACGTGGGCCATTGCAGTTTTTCCTGATCTTTTCGTTTCGACGAAAATCCCTGGGGCTGCTTTGCAGCCCTTTCGCGACACAAGGCCGCTCCTCCAGGAGGTCGCGGTCGCCTGTAGGAGCGGCCTTGTGTCGCGAAAGGGCCGCCAAGCGGCCCCCGTTACATGCTCAGCCGGTCGCTTCGAGGAAGTCCTGGGCAAAGCGCTGCAACACCCCGCCGGCCTCGTAGATAGAGACCTCCTCGGCGGTATCCAGGCGGCAGGTCACCGGCACCTCGACACGCTCGCCACTGCGCCGCGTGACCACCAGGGTCAGGGTCGCGCGCGGCGTGCGCTCGCCGAGCACGTCGTAGGTCTCGCTGCCGTCCAGGCCCAGGGTCTTGCGGTCGGTGCCCGCCTTGAACTCCAGCGGCAGCACGCCCATGCCCACCAGGTTGGTGCGGTGGATGCGCTCGAAGCCCTCGGCGACGATGGCCTCGACCCCGGCCAGGCGCACGCCCTTGGCCGCCCAGTCACGGGACGAACCCTGGCCGTAGTCGGCACCGGCGACGATGATCAGCGGCTGCTTGCGCTGCATGTAGGTTTCGATCGCCTCCCACATGCGTGTCACCTTGCCTTCCGGCTCGATGCGCGCCAGCGAACCCTGCCGCACGCTGCCATCGTCCTTGCGCACCATCTCGTTGAACAGCTTGGGGTTGGCGAAGGTGGCGCGCTGGGCGGTGAGGTGGTCGCCACGGTGGGTGGCGTAGGAGTTGAAGTCCTCCTCGGGCAGGCCCATCTTCGCCAGGTACTCACCGGCAGCGCTGTCGAGCATGATCGCATTGGAGGGTGACAGGTGATCGGTGGTGATGTTGTCCGGCAATACCGCCAGCGGGCGCATGCCGCGCAAGGTGCGCTCGCCGGCCAGGGCGCCTTCCCAGTACGGCGGACGGCGGATGTAGGTGCTCATCGGACGCCAGTCGTACAGCGGCGCGACCTTCGGCCCCTTGTCTTCCTCGATGGCGAACATCGGGATGTACACCTGGCGGAACTGCTCGGGCTTGACCGAGGCGCGCACCACGGCGTCGATTTCCTCGTCGCTCGGCCAGATGTCCTTGAGGCGGACTTCCTTACCGTCGACCACGCCCAGCACATCCTTCTCGATGTCGAAACGGATGGTGCCGGCGATGGCATAGGCCACCACCAGTGGCGGCGAAGCGAGGAAGGCCTGCTTGGCGTAGGGGTGGATGCGCCCGTCGAAGTTGCGGTTGCCCGACAGCACCGCGGTGGCGTACAGGTCGCGGTCGATGATTTCCTGCTGGATCACCGGGTCCAGCGCACCGGACATACCGTTGCAGGTGGTGCAGGCGAAGGCCACGATACCAAAGCCCAACTGCTCCAGCTCCTGCTCCAGCCCTGCCTCCTTCAGGTACAGCTGCACGGCCTTGGAACCCGGCGCCAGCGACGACTTGACCCAGGGTTTGCGTACCAGGCCGAGCCTGTTGGCGTTGCGTGCGATAAGGCCAGCGGCGATGACGTTGCGCGGGTTGCTGGTGTTGGTGCAACTGGTGATGGCGGCAATGATCACCGCGCCGTCCGGCATCTGCCCCGGCACTTGTTCCCAGGCACCGGCGATACCCTTGGCCGCCAGGTCGCTGGTGGCCACCCGGGCATGCGGGTTGGACGGGCCGGCCATGTTGCGCACCACGCAGGCCAGGTCGAAGCTCAGGGTGCGCTCGTACTCGGCCTTGGCCAGGCTGTCGGCCCACAGGCCGGCGGTCTTGGCGTAGGTCTCGACCAACTGCACCTGCTGCTCGTCGCGGCCCGTGAGCTTGAGGTAGTCGAGGGTCTGCTGGTCGATGGCGAACATCGCCGCGGTGGCGCCGTATTCCGGCGCCATGTTGGAGATGGTGGCGCGGTCGCCCAGGGTCAGCGCGCTGGCGCCAGCGCCGTGGAACTCGAGGTAGGCGCCCACCACTTTCTGCTTGCGCAGGTATTCGGTCAGGGCCAGCACCAGGTCGGTGGCGGTGATGTTCGGCGCCAGGCGCCCGGTCAGCTCGACGCCGACGATTTCCGGCAGGCGCATCCACGAAGCGCGGCCAAGCATGACGTTTTCGGCCTCGAGGCCACCGACGCCGATGGCGATCACGCCCAGGGCATCGACATGGGGGGTATGGCTGTCGGTGCCGACGCAGGTGTCGGGGTAGGCCACGCCACCTTCGCTGTGGATCACCGGCGACATTTTCTCCAGGTTGATCTGGTGCATGATGCCGTTGCCCGGCTGGATCACGTCGACGTTCTTGAACGCCTGCTTGGTCCAGTTGATGAAGTGGAACCGGTCCTCGTTGCGCCGATCCTCGATGGCGCGGTTCTTCTCGAACGCCTGCGGGTCAAAGCCGCCGCATTCGACGGCCAGCGAGTGGTCGACGATCAGCTGCACTGGCACCACCGGGTTGACCTGGGCCGGGTCGCCGCCCTTGTCGGCGATGGCGTCGCGCAGGCCGGCAAGGTCGACCAGCGCGGTCTGGCCGAGGATGTCGTGGCACACCACGCGGGCCGGGAACCAGGGGAAGTCGAGGTCGCGCTTGCGCTCGATCAACTGCTCGAGCGAGGCGTTGAGGGTGGCCGGGGCGCAGCGGCGCACCAGGTTTTCGGCCAGCACCCGGGAGGTGTACGGCAGGCCGTCGTAGGCGCCGGGCTTGATCGCCTCGACCGCGGCACGGGCGTCGAAGTAGTCCAGGGCGGTGCCTGGCAGGGGCTTGCGGAATTCTGTATTCATGGCACAGGGACTCAATCACGGTAAGGTCGGTGCTGTTGCGGCCGCCCTGCTTCCTGTAGGAGCCAGCCTTGCTGGCGATGGGGTGCGAAGCACCCCCTGCCCCGGCGTCGCCAGGGTTCGCCAGCAAGGCTGGCTCCTACGGGGATCGCGGGCTGGCTCAGCGTTGCTCGATCGGCACGAACTGGCGCTGCTCGACGCCCACGTACTCGGCGCTCGGGCGGATGATGCGGTTGTTGGCGCGCTGCTCGAACACGTGCGCGGCCCAGCCGGTCAGGCGCGAGCAGACGAAGATCGGGGTGAACAGCTTGGTCGGGATACCCATGAAGTGGTAAGCCGAGGCATGGTAGAAGTCGGCATTGGGGAACAGGCGCTTCTGCTCCCACATGGTCTTGTCGATGGCTTCGGACACCGGGTACAGCACCTTGTCGCCGACCTCGTCGGCCAACTGCTTCGACCAGCCCTTGATCACCTCGTTGCGCGGGTCGGACTCTTTGTAGATCGCATGGCCAAAGCCCATGATCTTGTCCTTGCGCTCGAGCATGCGCAGCAACTCGGCGGTGGCTTCCTGCGGGCTCTGGAAGCGTTCGATCAGCTCCATGGCCGCCTCGTTGGCACCGCCATGCAACGGGCCGCGCAGCGAGCCGATGGCGGCGGTGACGCAGGAGTACAGGTCGGACAGCGTCGAGGCACAGACCCGGGCGGTGAAGGTC
The window above is part of the Pseudomonas muyukensis genome. Proteins encoded here:
- the prpD gene encoding 2-methylcitrate dehydratase, giving the protein MSANADLNTRPDYDQVLQTLADYVLGYRVESAEALNTARHCLMDTLGCGLLALRFPECTKHLGPLVEGTVVPHGARVPGTGYRLDPVKAAWDIGCIVRWLDYNDTWLAAEWGHPSDNLGGILAVTDHLSQKRVANGEAPLLMREVLDAMVMAHEIQGVLALENAFNRVGLDHVLLVKVASTAVCARLMGASREQLLSALSHAFVDGQALRTYRHAPNAGSRKSWAAGDAASRGVRLADIAMRGEMGVPGVLSAPQWGFYDVSFSHTNQDLALKPEGQRQLRLAQPFGSYVMQNVLFKISFPAEFHAQTACEAAVILHPQVRNRLHEIDRIVITTHESAIRIISKEGPLANAADRDHCLQYMTAVPLIFGDLVAEHYEDAFHAAHPSIDRLRERMVIVEEPRFSREYLEADKRSIANGVQVFFKDGSHTPQVVVEYPLGHRRRREEGMPLLEAKFRENLATRFARQRCEAILAVCKDQAALEAMPVHRFVDLFVI
- the prpF gene encoding 2-methylaconitate cis-trans isomerase PrpF yields the protein MAHVPQVKIPATYIRGGTSKGVFFRLQDLPERAQVPGQARDALLLRVIGSPDPYAKQIDGMGGATSSTSKTVILSKSIKADHDVDYLFGQVSIDTAFVDWSGNCGNLSAAVGSFAIASGLVDPARVPRNGIATVRIWQANIGKTIIAHVPITDGEVQETGDFELDGVTFPAAEVQLEFLDPAADEDGAGGAMFPTGNLVDDLEVPGVGTFKATLINAGIPTIFVNAVDIGYTGTELQDAINGDAAALQRFETLRAHGAVRMGLIEHIDQAAGRQHTPKVAFVAAPTGYTCSSGKVVAAEDVDLLVRALSMGKLHHAMMGTAAVAIGTAAAIPGTLVNLAAGGGERSAVRFGHPSGTLRVGAQARQVDGQWSVTKAIMSRSARVLMEGWVRVPGDSF
- the acnD gene encoding Fe/S-dependent 2-methylisocitrate dehydratase AcnD, coding for MNTEFRKPLPGTALDYFDARAAVEAIKPGAYDGLPYTSRVLAENLVRRCAPATLNASLEQLIERKRDLDFPWFPARVVCHDILGQTALVDLAGLRDAIADKGGDPAQVNPVVPVQLIVDHSLAVECGGFDPQAFEKNRAIEDRRNEDRFHFINWTKQAFKNVDVIQPGNGIMHQINLEKMSPVIHSEGGVAYPDTCVGTDSHTPHVDALGVIAIGVGGLEAENVMLGRASWMRLPEIVGVELTGRLAPNITATDLVLALTEYLRKQKVVGAYLEFHGAGASALTLGDRATISNMAPEYGATAAMFAIDQQTLDYLKLTGRDEQQVQLVETYAKTAGLWADSLAKAEYERTLSFDLACVVRNMAGPSNPHARVATSDLAAKGIAGAWEQVPGQMPDGAVIIAAITSCTNTSNPRNVIAAGLIARNANRLGLVRKPWVKSSLAPGSKAVQLYLKEAGLEQELEQLGFGIVAFACTTCNGMSGALDPVIQQEIIDRDLYATAVLSGNRNFDGRIHPYAKQAFLASPPLVVAYAIAGTIRFDIEKDVLGVVDGKEVRLKDIWPSDEEIDAVVRASVKPEQFRQVYIPMFAIEEDKGPKVAPLYDWRPMSTYIRRPPYWEGALAGERTLRGMRPLAVLPDNITTDHLSPSNAIMLDSAAGEYLAKMGLPEEDFNSYATHRGDHLTAQRATFANPKLFNEMVRKDDGSVRQGSLARIEPEGKVTRMWEAIETYMQRKQPLIIVAGADYGQGSSRDWAAKGVRLAGVEAIVAEGFERIHRTNLVGMGVLPLEFKAGTDRKTLGLDGSETYDVLGERTPRATLTLVVTRRSGERVEVPVTCRLDTAEEVSIYEAGGVLQRFAQDFLEATG